From a single Streptomyces sp. NBC_00377 genomic region:
- a CDS encoding NADPH-dependent FMN reductase produces MARPLVVGMGGSLRTPSTSLTALCVAVEGAADAGADTQVIDLKRLNLPFYTSEHGIPASARRLADTVQAADALLWSSPTYHGSVSGAFKNAVDWLALLADHDPPYLSNKPVGMLTTAGGVQGLQAINAMEFIVRSMRGWAVPLVFAVPRSSRVFDGDGRLTDQAVADQLRGLGAEVTRAARQFRAEGTCDYAQSGAVRD; encoded by the coding sequence ATGGCGCGCCCACTCGTCGTCGGAATGGGAGGTTCGCTGCGCACTCCGTCGACCAGCCTCACCGCACTGTGTGTGGCGGTCGAGGGGGCGGCCGACGCGGGCGCCGACACCCAGGTGATCGATCTCAAGCGGCTGAATCTCCCGTTCTACACGTCCGAGCACGGGATCCCCGCGTCCGCCCGCCGGCTTGCGGACACCGTTCAGGCCGCCGACGCCCTGCTGTGGAGCAGCCCGACCTACCACGGGTCGGTCAGCGGCGCGTTCAAGAACGCGGTGGACTGGCTCGCCCTCCTGGCCGACCACGACCCGCCCTACCTCAGCAACAAACCCGTGGGGATGCTGACGACCGCCGGTGGAGTGCAGGGCCTCCAGGCGATCAACGCGATGGAGTTCATCGTGCGGTCGATGCGCGGCTGGGCCGTGCCGCTGGTGTTCGCGGTCCCGCGGTCCTCCCGGGTCTTCGACGGCGACGGACGCCTCACCGACCAGGCGGTCGCGGACCAGTTGCGCGGCCTCGGCGCGGAGGTGACCAGGGCGGCCCGGCAGTTCCGGGCGGAGGGCACGTGCGACTACGCGCAGTCCGGGGCCGTCCGGGACTGA
- a CDS encoding aldo/keto reductase gives MSAESARTIALPTGEEIAALGQGTWYLGEDPARREQEIAALRLGVDLGMTVVDTAEMYGDGAAEELVGEALRGRREEVFLVSKVLPRHADRKGTVAACEGSLRRLRTERLDLCLLHWRGRWPLEETLAGFTDLMEAEKIRYWGVSNLDVADMVELTALPGGDAVAVDQVLYNLSRRGIEWDLLPWCREAGVTVMSYSPIEQGRLLKVEALGAVARALGATPAQVALAWVLEQGVAAIPRSGSPDHVRENRGALDLHLPTEALDALDEAFPPPRGPTPLEML, from the coding sequence ATGTCGGCGGAATCGGCCAGAACGATCGCGCTCCCCACCGGTGAGGAGATCGCGGCGCTCGGGCAGGGCACCTGGTACCTGGGCGAGGACCCGGCCCGGCGTGAACAGGAGATCGCCGCGCTGCGGCTGGGCGTGGACCTGGGTATGACCGTCGTCGACACGGCGGAGATGTACGGCGACGGCGCAGCCGAGGAGCTCGTCGGGGAGGCCCTCCGCGGACGCCGGGAGGAGGTCTTCCTCGTCAGCAAGGTGCTGCCCCGCCACGCCGACCGGAAGGGCACCGTCGCCGCCTGCGAGGGCAGCCTGCGGCGGCTCCGTACGGAACGGCTGGACCTCTGCCTGCTGCACTGGCGGGGACGGTGGCCGCTCGAGGAGACCCTTGCGGGGTTCACCGACCTGATGGAGGCGGAGAAGATCCGTTACTGGGGCGTGAGCAATCTCGACGTCGCCGACATGGTCGAGCTGACGGCCCTCCCCGGCGGCGACGCCGTGGCCGTCGACCAGGTGTTGTACAACCTCTCCCGGCGCGGCATCGAGTGGGATCTTCTCCCCTGGTGCCGTGAGGCCGGGGTGACGGTCATGTCCTACTCCCCGATCGAGCAGGGGCGGCTGCTCAAGGTCGAGGCTCTGGGTGCCGTGGCCCGGGCGCTCGGAGCAACGCCGGCCCAGGTGGCACTCGCCTGGGTGCTGGAACAGGGGGTGGCCGCGATCCCGCGTTCCGGATCACCCGACCACGTGCGGGAGAACCGCGGCGCGCTGGACCTCCACCTTCCCACCGAGGCGCTCGACGCCCTCGACGAGGCGTTCCCGCCGCCCCGCGGGCCCACGCCCCTGGAGATGCTCTGA
- a CDS encoding DUF2267 domain-containing protein, with protein MDEQEFARTVAERTGLSRQEAADLTWATLETLAHRLSPGEARDLITELPEGLADAVRRGTTDRIERFGHHDSVRRVAERTMLKEEEADRGVRTVLAVLREAISEKEFDDLMSQLGTDFSQALESAG; from the coding sequence ATGGATGAGCAGGAATTCGCACGTACCGTCGCCGAGCGCACCGGACTGAGCCGGCAGGAGGCGGCAGACCTGACCTGGGCCACGCTCGAGACGCTGGCCCACAGGCTGAGCCCCGGGGAGGCCAGGGACCTGATCACCGAGCTCCCCGAGGGCCTCGCGGACGCGGTGCGCAGGGGAACCACGGACCGCATCGAGCGCTTCGGCCACCACGACAGTGTGCGGCGCGTGGCCGAACGCACCATGCTCAAGGAGGAGGAAGCCGACAGGGGTGTGCGGACCGTACTGGCCGTGCTCCGGGAGGCGATCAGCGAGAAGGAGTTCGACGACCTGATGTCGCAGCTCGGAACGGACTTCTCCCAGGCCCTCGAATCCGCCGGGTGA
- a CDS encoding NAD-dependent succinate-semialdehyde dehydrogenase has protein sequence MDAHVTAQGSPIATVNPYTGERVREFPALSTEDVGRAIDAAHRSFPNWRTRSTADRGALVQRAGRLMRERKEELAHLLTLEVGKLIDSSRAEVDLASDILTYYGDHGPELLEDRLLPVPEGTAVLANEPLGVLLGVMPWNFPLYQVVRFAGPNLVLGNTVLLKHASSCPQSALALEQLFTDAGVPTGVYTNLFVRGRDVGKIIDDSRVQGASLTGSERAGVSLGEIAGRNVKKSVLELGGSDPFVVLDGHNIARTVYAAFLGRMGNTGQCCVAAKRFIVLADVYDAFLTGLRDRMSEVQPGDPADPATTLGPLSSEAAAELLMEQVRDAVDKGATVVLGGGRPDLPGAFVEPTLLTDVTPDMRAYREELFGPVATVYRAADEDEAVALANTSPYGLGGAVFAADPERARGVADRLEAGMVWINHPTASRPELPFGGIKRSGYGRELGDVGIVEFANRKLVRYVDADAPIQEVLG, from the coding sequence ATGGACGCCCATGTCACTGCCCAGGGAAGCCCCATCGCCACGGTCAACCCGTACACCGGTGAAAGGGTTCGTGAGTTCCCGGCGCTGAGCACGGAGGACGTAGGGCGCGCGATAGACGCGGCGCACCGCAGCTTTCCGAACTGGCGTACCCGGTCGACGGCCGACCGGGGGGCCCTCGTGCAACGCGCCGGCCGGCTCATGAGGGAGCGCAAGGAGGAACTGGCCCACCTCCTGACCCTCGAGGTCGGCAAGCTGATCGACTCGAGCCGTGCGGAGGTCGACCTCGCGTCCGACATCCTCACCTACTACGGCGACCACGGTCCCGAGTTGCTGGAAGATCGACTCCTGCCGGTGCCCGAGGGCACGGCCGTGCTGGCGAACGAGCCGCTCGGTGTCCTTCTCGGTGTGATGCCGTGGAACTTCCCGCTGTACCAGGTGGTCCGATTCGCGGGCCCGAACCTCGTCCTCGGCAACACGGTCCTCCTCAAGCACGCGAGTAGCTGCCCCCAGTCCGCACTGGCACTCGAGCAGCTGTTCACGGACGCGGGTGTGCCGACCGGGGTCTACACCAATCTTTTCGTGCGGGGCAGAGACGTCGGGAAGATCATCGATGACTCTCGTGTGCAGGGAGCGTCACTGACCGGAAGCGAGCGGGCGGGCGTGAGCCTGGGCGAGATCGCCGGCCGCAATGTCAAAAAGTCCGTCCTCGAACTAGGTGGCAGTGATCCCTTCGTCGTGCTGGACGGTCACAACATCGCGCGCACCGTGTACGCCGCGTTCCTCGGACGGATGGGCAACACCGGGCAGTGCTGCGTGGCGGCCAAGCGCTTCATCGTCCTCGCCGACGTCTACGACGCCTTCCTCACCGGGCTGCGTGACCGGATGAGCGAGGTGCAACCGGGAGATCCGGCCGACCCCGCCACCACGCTCGGCCCGCTGTCCTCCGAGGCGGCGGCCGAACTCCTGATGGAACAGGTTCGTGACGCGGTGGACAAGGGAGCCACAGTGGTGCTGGGCGGCGGGCGGCCCGACCTGCCGGGCGCCTTCGTCGAGCCGACCCTTCTCACCGACGTCACACCGGACATGCGGGCCTACCGGGAAGAGCTCTTCGGCCCCGTCGCCACGGTCTACCGGGCCGCCGACGAGGACGAGGCCGTGGCACTGGCCAACACCTCCCCCTACGGCCTGGGAGGCGCGGTCTTCGCCGCCGACCCGGAACGTGCTCGCGGGGTCGCGGACCGGCTGGAGGCAGGCATGGTGTGGATCAACCACCCGACTGCGTCCCGCCCTGAGCTGCCCTTCGGCGGCATCAAGCGCTCCGGCTACGGGCGCGAACTCGGCGACGTGGGCATCGTGGAATTCGCGAACCGCAAGCTCGTGCGCTACGTCGACGCCGACGCCCCGATCCAAGAAGTGCTGGGCTGA